From one Acetomicrobium sp. S15 = DSM 107314 genomic stretch:
- the dnaX gene encoding DNA polymerase III subunit gamma/tau gives MYIALYRKYRPQRFSEVVGQDSVVKVLKNTLRRKKVSHAYLLSGPRGSGKTTMARLLAKALNCERLSDDAEPCNACPSCQSIARGENLDVMEIDGASNRGIDEVRELKSHVALSPFSSRYKVYIIDEVHMLTEAAFNALLKTLEEPPAHVVFTLATTAPHKVPVTIRSRCQHLPFQRISASLMVERLRQVCVSEDISVEEEALWEMARQADGSLRDALSFLEQAVALGEGDLTVEVINDLLGGGSRFELEQLVMSLRDRPISALKKFKEMLNKGLSLEKLSEGLFLLFRDLWITHEWGDAALAGLELSEEEMRFLLDEAPMWDSAFLRTAMRFCANIMPKVRMGLRDDVFLGIFLDLFSDTLKLSVAGGRETEETEDQESSLPLASASVKDATAGWQRVMERLSTDNFPLYCAMLSAEVGLALGAVIISFPDDHPFDFHAAAAARCAGQLISLCKEELNAESVELRWKGQGVALAPDLPLSPSSPAKEVSSVTLLAPTFAMPEALKGRPPREKHRLEQPDGQRQIQQILSWFDGEILLVKKTEEEEEIRGLEGGEVNVE, from the coding sequence ATGTATATAGCTTTATACAGAAAATACCGCCCGCAACGTTTTTCAGAGGTAGTGGGACAGGATAGCGTAGTGAAGGTTTTGAAGAATACTTTGAGGCGCAAAAAGGTGAGCCATGCTTATCTGTTATCCGGTCCGAGGGGTTCTGGAAAGACTACGATGGCCCGCCTGCTGGCGAAGGCGCTCAACTGTGAGCGCTTAAGCGATGACGCCGAGCCCTGCAATGCGTGCCCTTCATGCCAGTCCATAGCGAGGGGAGAAAATCTGGACGTGATGGAGATAGACGGTGCCTCCAACCGCGGCATTGACGAGGTGAGGGAGCTGAAAAGCCATGTGGCCCTCTCGCCCTTCTCTTCACGGTATAAGGTGTATATCATCGATGAGGTCCACATGCTTACGGAGGCTGCATTTAATGCTCTCCTGAAGACGCTCGAAGAACCTCCGGCTCATGTGGTCTTCACCCTCGCCACGACTGCGCCTCATAAGGTGCCGGTTACGATACGTTCGAGATGTCAGCATCTGCCGTTTCAACGTATCTCTGCTTCTCTTATGGTGGAGCGCCTGCGGCAAGTCTGCGTCTCTGAGGACATATCCGTAGAGGAAGAGGCATTGTGGGAAATGGCGCGTCAGGCAGACGGCTCACTTCGCGATGCCCTCTCTTTTTTGGAACAGGCGGTAGCCTTGGGCGAGGGAGATCTTACGGTAGAGGTCATAAACGATCTTTTAGGGGGAGGCAGTCGCTTTGAGCTGGAACAGCTGGTCATGTCCTTGCGGGATAGGCCGATCTCGGCGCTCAAGAAGTTTAAAGAAATGTTGAATAAGGGCCTCTCTCTCGAGAAGCTTTCCGAAGGGCTTTTTCTTCTCTTTAGGGACCTCTGGATAACCCACGAGTGGGGCGACGCAGCCTTAGCGGGGCTTGAGTTGTCCGAAGAAGAAATGCGCTTCCTGCTGGACGAAGCCCCTATGTGGGATTCAGCCTTTTTGCGCACTGCCATGCGCTTTTGCGCTAATATCATGCCCAAGGTACGCATGGGCCTTAGGGACGACGTGTTTTTAGGCATCTTCCTCGATTTGTTTTCTGATACATTAAAGTTAAGTGTCGCAGGGGGTCGGGAAACCGAAGAGACTGAGGATCAAGAGTCCTCTCTTCCTCTTGCAAGCGCCAGTGTGAAGGATGCAACTGCCGGCTGGCAAAGGGTCATGGAGCGCCTTTCGACGGACAACTTTCCCTTGTATTGCGCCATGCTATCTGCGGAAGTAGGACTGGCTTTGGGGGCAGTCATCATCTCCTTCCCCGATGACCACCCCTTTGACTTTCATGCGGCTGCAGCGGCGCGCTGTGCTGGACAACTGATTTCCCTCTGCAAGGAAGAATTGAACGCCGAATCGGTGGAATTGCGATGGAAGGGGCAAGGGGTAGCGCTTGCTCCCGATCTTCCTTTATCTCCAAGCTCGCCCGCAAAGGAAGTGAGCAGTGTTACTCTGCTGGCGCCAACCTTCGCCATGCCGGAAGCCTTGAAAGGTCGTCCGCCGCGCGAGAAGCATAGACTTGAGCAACCCGACGGACAAAGACAGATTCAGCAAATCTTGAGCTGGTTTGACGGCGAGATTCTTCTCGTCAAAAAGACAGAAGAGGAAGAGGAGATAAGAGGATTGGAAGGAGGAGAGGTTAACGTTGAATAA
- the dnaE gene encoding DNA polymerase III subunit alpha translates to MNKPFVHLHVHSEYSLLDGAIRLDELARQVADWGSPAVAITDHGVLFGAVEFYEQCTALGLKPIIGCEVYVEPQGHTRREGKERNYHLLLLAENQEGYRNLVKLVSIANTDGFYYKPRIDYELLSRYAKGLIGSSACIAGEVPSLILEGKKKEATEKAALYNEILGKGNFFLEIMPNSLPEQAIANTALVEMSRSTGIPLIATNDAHYLRAEDADWHEVLLCVQTNSTVDDPNRYKFGCKDFYLRSPEEMWNLLGSEVPEALNNTLEVQERCHVAFEFGKYRLPKVNLPNGQTVEEALEIAARQGLTARFKGNPVPKHYVDRLEYELSVIKRMGFAGYFLIVAEFIGAAKERGIPVGPGRGSAAGSLVAYALRITELDPLRYNLLFERFLNPERVTLPDIDTDISDKRRDEVINYVVERYGRDRVAQIITFDRMKSRAAVRDVGRALNMSYGEVDRVAKLIPMHAHDIANAMELSADLKKLYEERPEVKRLLDIASHIEGLARHCSQHAAGVVISPEPLVEIVPIKRIGDNQLVTQFSMEPIERLGLVKMDFLGLRTLSMIEDTLANIAANGKEVPSLDDLPLDDAATYELLQEGDTMGVFQLESSGMVQLLKKLHPDCFEDLVAVLALYRPGPLGSGMVDQYVERKHGRTPVEYPLPELEEVLRETYGVILYQEQVMEIAARAAGFSLGEADILRRAMGKKKASEMEMQRERFVSGCVGRGIDRKKAEELFDIIEVFAGYGFNKSHSAAYALISYQTAYLKANYRAEFLAAFLSSHIGSRMDKLGRYVRDVRNAGVDVLPPDVNESGASFTVVGDVIRFGLNAVAKVGSSAVQAILRAREGKGTFTSLWDFMTKVDLRTVNRAVIENLIKAGAFDSLHGNRRAMLEALPGFLESASRRGLEGGQQSLLAFVEDVEEPKLPDVEDFGFYERLEFEKSALGLYISGHPFEGYESRVRPYITCNLADLPYWRSGEVMATVGGVIVGARERYTKKGDPMGILEIEDGEVKAEVVCFPRLWQQIKEIASAGRVVIAVGKPRERSELSMIAEDVLPLERAERELTPLVKLRVNLERCQEPLVRDLYRELKRHPGKAPVLLELSKESLNVLMQLKEIRVDPAPSLFEKLNGFANDVIEVV, encoded by the coding sequence TTGAATAAACCCTTTGTTCACCTCCATGTTCACTCGGAATATAGTTTGCTCGACGGCGCCATAAGATTAGACGAACTGGCACGCCAGGTGGCAGATTGGGGATCGCCGGCGGTTGCCATCACGGATCACGGCGTGCTCTTTGGGGCGGTAGAGTTTTATGAGCAATGCACGGCGCTGGGCTTAAAGCCGATAATAGGATGCGAGGTGTATGTCGAACCCCAGGGTCACACGCGCAGAGAAGGCAAGGAACGCAACTACCACCTCCTTTTGTTAGCGGAGAATCAAGAGGGATATCGTAACCTGGTGAAGTTGGTCTCCATAGCCAATACAGATGGTTTTTATTATAAACCGCGCATAGATTACGAGCTCCTCTCCCGCTACGCCAAGGGGCTGATTGGCTCTTCGGCCTGTATTGCTGGTGAGGTTCCCTCTCTGATCCTGGAGGGGAAGAAAAAAGAAGCCACAGAAAAGGCGGCACTGTATAACGAAATATTGGGGAAGGGCAATTTCTTCCTCGAGATCATGCCTAACTCTCTGCCCGAGCAGGCCATTGCCAACACAGCCCTGGTAGAGATGTCCCGCAGCACGGGCATACCCCTCATCGCCACCAACGATGCACACTATCTCAGGGCAGAGGATGCAGACTGGCACGAGGTGCTCCTCTGCGTACAAACCAACAGCACTGTCGACGATCCCAACAGGTACAAGTTCGGATGCAAGGACTTCTATTTGCGCTCGCCTGAAGAGATGTGGAATTTGTTAGGAAGCGAAGTGCCTGAGGCTTTGAATAACACATTGGAAGTACAGGAACGATGCCATGTGGCGTTCGAATTCGGCAAATATCGCCTGCCCAAGGTCAACCTGCCAAACGGGCAAACGGTGGAAGAAGCGCTGGAAATAGCAGCCCGTCAGGGATTGACAGCCCGCTTCAAGGGCAACCCTGTTCCAAAGCATTATGTCGACCGCCTCGAATATGAGCTCTCGGTGATAAAACGCATGGGTTTTGCCGGTTATTTCCTGATCGTGGCGGAGTTCATAGGCGCTGCGAAGGAGAGGGGCATTCCAGTAGGGCCTGGCCGAGGTTCTGCGGCTGGATCCCTTGTCGCGTACGCTTTGCGCATAACCGAGCTGGATCCGCTGCGCTACAATCTGCTCTTTGAGCGCTTCTTGAACCCCGAACGGGTGACGCTGCCCGATATCGATACCGACATATCCGACAAGAGGCGCGATGAGGTTATAAATTATGTAGTGGAAAGGTATGGCCGAGATAGAGTAGCCCAGATAATCACCTTCGACCGCATGAAGAGCAGGGCGGCTGTGCGCGATGTGGGCAGAGCTCTGAACATGTCTTATGGCGAGGTAGACCGGGTCGCCAAGCTGATCCCCATGCATGCCCACGACATCGCCAACGCCATGGAGTTATCGGCAGATCTCAAGAAGCTTTACGAAGAGCGACCTGAGGTAAAGAGGCTGCTCGATATAGCCAGCCATATTGAAGGGCTCGCCAGGCACTGCTCTCAGCATGCCGCAGGAGTGGTCATCTCCCCGGAACCGCTGGTAGAGATCGTCCCCATAAAGCGCATAGGTGACAACCAGCTCGTGACGCAGTTTTCGATGGAGCCGATCGAGAGGCTTGGCTTGGTCAAAATGGACTTTTTGGGTCTTCGTACGCTTTCTATGATCGAAGATACCTTGGCCAACATCGCAGCCAACGGAAAGGAAGTTCCGTCTTTGGACGATCTCCCTTTGGACGATGCGGCTACTTACGAGCTGCTCCAGGAGGGAGACACGATGGGCGTCTTTCAGTTGGAATCGAGCGGCATGGTACAACTTCTGAAGAAGCTGCACCCTGATTGCTTCGAAGACCTCGTAGCCGTCCTTGCGCTGTATCGTCCTGGCCCCCTGGGTAGTGGCATGGTAGATCAATACGTAGAACGCAAGCACGGCAGAACGCCGGTGGAATATCCGCTTCCAGAGCTTGAAGAAGTATTAAGGGAAACCTACGGCGTTATACTGTACCAAGAGCAGGTTATGGAGATAGCCGCCAGAGCGGCAGGTTTTTCTCTGGGCGAGGCGGACATATTGCGGCGCGCCATGGGCAAGAAAAAGGCGAGCGAGATGGAGATGCAGCGGGAGCGCTTTGTGAGCGGATGCGTAGGACGCGGGATCGATCGCAAAAAAGCCGAAGAGTTATTTGACATTATAGAGGTTTTTGCCGGTTACGGTTTCAACAAATCCCACAGTGCTGCATATGCTTTGATCAGCTATCAAACAGCTTATCTGAAGGCTAATTATAGAGCCGAATTCCTGGCCGCTTTCCTATCGAGTCATATAGGTTCCCGCATGGATAAATTGGGGCGTTATGTTCGAGACGTTCGCAATGCAGGCGTCGACGTCCTCCCTCCGGACGTGAACGAGTCAGGCGCTTCATTCACTGTGGTAGGTGACGTGATTCGCTTTGGCCTCAACGCTGTAGCTAAGGTCGGCTCAAGCGCAGTTCAGGCCATCCTCCGAGCGCGCGAGGGGAAAGGAACCTTCACGTCCCTTTGGGATTTCATGACCAAAGTGGACCTCAGGACAGTCAATAGGGCTGTCATCGAAAACCTCATAAAGGCTGGTGCCTTCGATTCTCTTCACGGGAACAGGCGTGCCATGCTCGAAGCCCTGCCCGGTTTTCTGGAATCCGCTTCGCGACGTGGCCTTGAAGGTGGCCAACAGTCGCTCCTTGCCTTTGTCGAGGATGTCGAGGAACCGAAGCTTCCCGATGTGGAGGACTTCGGGTTTTATGAGAGATTGGAGTTCGAGAAGTCGGCCCTCGGCCTTTATATCTCGGGGCATCCCTTCGAAGGATACGAAAGCCGTGTAAGGCCGTACATCACATGCAATTTGGCGGATCTCCCTTATTGGAGATCTGGCGAGGTCATGGCCACAGTGGGAGGAGTTATCGTTGGCGCAAGAGAGCGCTACACCAAGAAGGGGGATCCGATGGGAATCTTAGAGATAGAGGATGGGGAGGTGAAGGCCGAGGTCGTATGCTTCCCTCGCTTGTGGCAACAAATTAAGGAAATAGCTTCAGCCGGAAGGGTAGTGATAGCTGTTGGGAAGCCCAGAGAGCGATCAGAACTCTCTATGATAGCCGAGGACGTCCTCCCATTGGAAAGGGCCGAGAGAGAACTCACTCCGCTGGTGAAGTTGCGCGTAAACTTGGAACGGTGCCAGGAGCCGTTGGTCAGGGACTTATATCGCGAATTGAAGAGACACCCTGGCAAGGCGCCAGTATTATTGGAGTTGAGCAAAGAGTCGCTCAACGTCTTGATGCAGCTGAAGGAAATCCGCGTTGATCCAGCTCCTTCGCTCTTCGAAAAGCTAAATGGGTTCGCAAATGATGTCATAGAAGTAGTATGA
- the mtrB gene encoding trp RNA-binding attenuation protein MtrB, translated as MKEELVNYSVLSDYIVIKALENGVTVIGLTRGEETRFSHTEKLDAGEVWICQFTEHTSAIKVRGSAEILTKHGRVESGGKRREEG; from the coding sequence ATGAAGGAGGAATTGGTCAATTATTCCGTTTTGAGCGATTATATCGTGATAAAAGCCTTAGAAAACGGAGTGACCGTGATAGGTCTTACACGGGGCGAAGAGACGCGATTTTCCCACACTGAGAAGCTCGATGCCGGAGAAGTCTGGATCTGTCAATTTACCGAGCATACATCAGCTATCAAGGTAAGAGGTAGCGCTGAGATACTAACGAAACACGGCAGGGTAGAGAGCGGAGGTAAGAGGCGTGAGGAAGGTTAA
- the pyk gene encoding pyruvate kinase, with the protein MRKVKIVCTIGPASSKYNVLRSLAEFGMSVARLNFSHGDYESHGANLDLVRLAEEELGRPIATMLDTKGPEIRTGKLEGGGPVFLEGGQTFVLTTDECSGNAERVSISYKDLPKEVSPGQEIFIDDGSIHLRVVEISKNDVVCTVIVGGELGEKKGVNVPGAHLSVPALTTKDKEDIRWGIERNMDYVAVSFVRTRDDIMNVRKTMEELGGSMKVVAKIETKESVNNLEEIVQVVDGVMVARGDLGVEMPTEDVPIVQKRIIDLSRAEGKPVIVATQMLDSMIRNPRPTRAEASDVANAVLDGADAVMLSGETASGKYPAEAVKTMSTIVLRAEQEMRLWQRPATVPIRTSTVPDAVSHASVSIAEGMKAKAIISLTSSGSTARMVSKYRPLCPVIGITPSSRTWRELSLVWGVYPIYKEDSSSVDEAVESSFSAALDEGLIEEGDMVVVTAGVPVGIPGTTNMVQVHTVGRILLKGMSLIRRNATGPVRLVTTVEEAKKKVCPGDIIVVKEGVKSYMPVFKKAAAIIAEEGGLASYAAMAALELGIPCVVGATGASSLLKDGMVVTVDGYRGIIYKGEVKLH; encoded by the coding sequence GTGAGGAAGGTTAAAATCGTATGCACGATAGGGCCGGCCTCCTCGAAGTATAACGTGCTTCGCTCCTTGGCGGAATTCGGCATGAGCGTGGCTCGCTTGAACTTCAGTCACGGAGACTATGAAAGCCACGGAGCGAACCTTGACCTTGTGAGGCTCGCAGAAGAGGAACTGGGGCGTCCCATTGCCACAATGTTGGATACCAAGGGCCCCGAGATCAGGACCGGCAAACTCGAAGGCGGCGGGCCCGTGTTTCTGGAAGGCGGCCAAACGTTTGTCTTGACCACAGATGAATGCTCAGGCAACGCCGAAAGGGTATCTATCAGCTACAAAGATCTTCCCAAGGAGGTTTCGCCTGGGCAAGAGATATTCATAGATGACGGCTCTATACATTTAAGAGTCGTAGAGATCAGCAAAAATGACGTAGTATGCACCGTCATCGTAGGTGGAGAATTGGGCGAGAAGAAAGGGGTTAACGTCCCTGGAGCTCACCTCTCAGTGCCGGCTCTGACCACTAAAGACAAGGAGGACATTCGCTGGGGGATTGAGCGAAATATGGACTATGTAGCAGTCTCCTTCGTGCGCACCCGTGACGACATCATGAACGTTAGGAAGACCATGGAGGAATTAGGCGGATCTATGAAGGTGGTCGCCAAGATTGAGACGAAGGAGTCTGTAAACAATCTCGAAGAGATCGTCCAGGTCGTAGATGGGGTGATGGTTGCGCGTGGTGACTTGGGGGTCGAGATGCCCACGGAAGACGTGCCTATCGTTCAAAAGAGGATCATCGATCTCTCTCGCGCCGAAGGCAAACCAGTGATAGTGGCGACGCAGATGCTCGATTCCATGATTCGCAACCCACGCCCCACGAGGGCTGAAGCCAGTGATGTTGCCAACGCCGTGCTCGACGGAGCCGATGCGGTGATGCTTTCTGGCGAGACGGCAAGCGGTAAATATCCAGCGGAAGCTGTAAAAACTATGAGCACTATCGTACTTCGCGCCGAGCAGGAGATGCGCCTTTGGCAGCGTCCGGCAACCGTTCCCATAAGGACATCCACGGTGCCGGATGCGGTGTCGCACGCCTCTGTATCCATTGCTGAGGGGATGAAAGCGAAGGCCATTATATCTCTCACCAGCAGCGGTAGCACTGCCAGGATGGTCAGCAAGTACCGCCCGCTTTGCCCTGTAATTGGCATTACCCCATCAAGTCGCACGTGGCGCGAACTCAGCCTCGTATGGGGGGTTTATCCCATTTATAAAGAAGACAGCTCAAGCGTAGATGAGGCTGTCGAGTCCTCTTTTTCGGCAGCCCTCGACGAAGGTCTAATTGAAGAAGGAGACATGGTGGTTGTGACCGCGGGCGTACCGGTGGGCATCCCTGGGACCACTAACATGGTCCAAGTGCATACCGTGGGTCGGATCCTCTTAAAGGGGATGAGCCTTATAAGGCGCAATGCTACTGGTCCGGTCCGCCTTGTGACTACGGTCGAAGAGGCTAAAAAAAAGGTGTGCCCTGGCGACATCATAGTTGTCAAGGAAGGCGTTAAAAGTTATATGCCGGTTTTTAAAAAAGCCGCGGCGATAATTGCCGAAGAGGGTGGCCTTGCCAGTTATGCTGCCATGGCGGCTTTGGAACTTGGCATTCCCTGTGTAGTGGGGGCTACAGGCGCTTCGAGTTTGCTGAAAGATGGCATGGTGGTCACTGTGGACGGTTACAGGGGCATCATCTATAAAGGCGAGGTGAAATTGCATTAA
- a CDS encoding NUDIX hydrolase, producing the protein MTQEVDGLCHRDQLSIEKLRSAFPPLERVPSWDEFIFGGDSGFKWSAVLVPFISHSDGARVILVKRPDNLRVHGGEISFPGGGVEDEDLSPVDTALREAEEELGLPRHCVVPLSLMPVEHTYASSYAVYPVLGWIEGVKEFRPSPEEVVEVIFLDLDRLDIEPKIERAIRNGVEISYPVYDLPKGMRIWGVTARILWRITKRLREDGYR; encoded by the coding sequence ATGACGCAAGAAGTCGATGGATTATGCCATCGAGATCAGTTGAGTATTGAAAAATTACGCAGTGCTTTCCCACCGCTTGAACGTGTGCCGTCATGGGATGAATTCATCTTTGGCGGCGATAGCGGTTTTAAATGGAGCGCTGTCCTTGTCCCTTTTATAAGCCACTCAGACGGTGCGCGGGTGATCTTGGTTAAGCGTCCAGACAACCTCAGAGTCCACGGTGGCGAGATTTCTTTCCCTGGTGGAGGAGTGGAGGATGAAGACCTCTCTCCTGTTGACACGGCTCTTCGCGAAGCCGAAGAGGAGTTAGGGCTGCCCCGACATTGTGTCGTTCCTCTATCTCTTATGCCGGTAGAACACACCTATGCCAGTTCTTACGCAGTTTATCCTGTCTTGGGTTGGATAGAAGGCGTCAAGGAATTTCGCCCGAGTCCCGAAGAGGTGGTTGAGGTGATATTTTTGGATCTCGATCGCCTCGATATCGAACCAAAGATCGAGCGAGCCATCAGGAACGGTGTTGAGATATCTTATCCGGTTTATGACCTTCCTAAGGGGATGCGGATTTGGGGAGTTACGGCTCGCATATTATGGCGCATCACAAAACGCTTGCGCGAAGATGGATACAGGTAA